The Stomoxys calcitrans chromosome 3, idStoCalc2.1, whole genome shotgun sequence genome includes a region encoding these proteins:
- the LOC131995621 gene encoding uncharacterized protein LOC131995621 has protein sequence MELNENNYSMPPKMDDANVTLNSGQMTVFQTTNVNEFNPNVESWEVWKERLEIHFCEIGCTEDNIKKSILLKSIGAVPYKVLHSLCSPDSPVRKTYDELCVILDTQYTPPTIVFSERKKFHVAVKNDGESVAEWYARVKTLALNCKFGAHLDAFILNQFVMGLPNFKFERLCEEDETLTVQSALRKAMILETKNMAKVAERDQSSVNFVNRSKPSRKNGGGGNSGNSYGGNISGGGSSGGSGSRGSGSRGNFGGSRDNNGDGERKSSCSHCGWRNHSSQSCKYKNSKCHSCGKIGHLASVCYNKKRSVNYVSNDTSEDYVDNDVFNYSIFSVAERGSSDVYSLPVIIDGVKLNAVCDTGAPCTLLPLSFYENNDVKKVLRPCHVPYVDYSGDKLKLVGEYDASITFEET, from the exons AtggaattaaatgaaaataattattcAATGCCGCCAAAAATGGATGATGCAAATGTGACTCTAAATAGTGGTCAAATGACGGTGTTCCAAACAACGAATGTGAACGAGTTCAACCCTAATGTGGAATCTTGGGAAGTGTGGAAAGAGCGCCTTGAAATCCATTTCTGTGAAATTGGTTGCACAGAGGacaacataaaaaaatcgattttgttGAAGTCGATTGGTGCAGTGCCGTATAAAGTGCTACATAGTTTATGCAGCCCTGATTCCCCTGTTCGTAAGACGTATGATGAGCTGTGTGTGATATTGGACACACAATATACTCCACCAACGATAGTTTTTAGTGAGCGGAAGAAGTTTCATGTGGCAGTTAAGAATGATGGCGAGTCTGTTGCTGAGTGGTATGCTCGTGTGAAGACCCTAGCACTTAATTGCAAATTTGGAGCCCATTTAGATGCATTCATCTTAAACCAATTTGTAATGggtttgccaaattttaagttCGAGAGGCTATGTGAGGAAGATGAAACTCTAACGGTGCAAAGTGCGTTGAGAAAAGCTATGATATTGGAAACAAAAAACATGGCGAAAGTAGCAGAAAGGGATCAAAGTTCAGTAAACTTTGTTAACAGATCGAAGCCTTCGAGAAAAAATGGCGGTGGTGGTAACAGCGGCAATAGTTATGGCGGTAACATAAGTGGTGGTGGCAGCAGCGGTGGTAGCGGTAGCAGAGGCAGTGGCAGCAGAGGAAATTTTGGTGGCAGCAGAGACAATAACGGCGACGGTGAAAGAAAATCATCGTGCTCTCATTGTGGTTGGCGTAACCATAGCTCGCAGTCTTGTAAATACAAGAACAGCAAGTGTCATTCCTGTGGAAAAATTGGCCATTTGGCATCTGTTTGCTACAATAAAAAGAGAAGTGTTAATTACGTTTCTAATGACACTAGTGAAGATTATGTTGATAATGATGTTTTCAATTATTCTATTTTTAGTGTGGCTGAGCGAGGTTCTAGTGACGTGTATTCCCTTCCAGTAATAATTGATGGTGTCAAATTGAATGCTGTGTGTGATACAGGTGCGCCATGTACATTGTTGCCTTTGTCGTTTTATGAAAACAACGATGTTAAGAAGGTTCTTCGTCCATGCCATGTACCATATGTGGATTATAGCGGAGACAAATTGAAGCTGGTTGGTGAATATGATGCCTCAATTACTTTTGAAG AAACATGA